From Segatella copri, the proteins below share one genomic window:
- a CDS encoding metal ABC transporter permease produces the protein MDILQYTFFQNALIGALLASILCGFVGTYIVTRRLVFISGGITHASFGGIGIGVFAGINPILSAMVFAILSAFGVQWVSRKKDVRKDSAIAMFWTLGMSVGIICCFLTPGFMPDLPSFLFGSILAIDSTDLWLLAGLTLFVAILFTFLLRPIQTIAFDSTFAKSQHLPVTAIEYMMMTLIAMTIVATIKMVGIVLAISLLTIPQMTANLFTYSYKRMIGASIVIGCIDCIVGLYASYLLNVPSGATIIFVSIILFAAARILAARKH, from the coding sequence ATGGATATACTGCAATATACATTTTTTCAGAACGCGCTGATTGGCGCCCTACTGGCAAGTATTCTGTGCGGCTTTGTAGGCACCTACATCGTCACACGCCGGCTGGTTTTCATCAGCGGTGGCATTACGCATGCCTCTTTTGGCGGCATCGGTATCGGCGTATTTGCAGGCATCAACCCCATACTCTCTGCCATGGTATTCGCCATCTTGAGTGCCTTCGGCGTGCAATGGGTATCACGGAAGAAAGATGTGCGCAAAGACTCTGCCATCGCCATGTTCTGGACCCTGGGCATGAGCGTGGGCATCATCTGCTGCTTCCTTACTCCGGGATTCATGCCTGACCTGCCCTCTTTCCTCTTCGGAAGCATACTTGCCATCGACAGCACAGACCTCTGGCTTCTGGCAGGTCTTACCCTGTTTGTTGCAATACTGTTCACCTTTCTGCTGCGTCCTATCCAGACCATCGCATTCGACAGCACCTTTGCCAAATCGCAACATTTGCCGGTTACAGCGATAGAATATATGATGATGACGCTCATCGCCATGACCATCGTGGCAACCATCAAGATGGTGGGCATCGTACTTGCCATCAGTCTGCTCACCATACCACAGATGACTGCCAACCTCTTCACCTACAGCTACAAGCGCATGATAGGAGCCAGCATCGTGATAGGCTGCATCGACTGCATCGTGGGTCTCTATGCCAGTTATCTGCTCAATGTGCCATCAGGTGCAACCATCATCTTCGTCAGCATCATCCTGTTTGCAGCAGCAAGGATACTGGCAGCCAGAAAGCACTAA